The sequence GCAGCATACCCAGAAACCTCTCAGTGGCCTTCTTAGGAAGTCTTGAGGGAATCTGTCTTAATGAGAGGTAGTTCAAGATGGTCTTCATAACCTCCACTGGCTCCTGGGGAGGATGGATCACCTATGAAAGGAACAGTCTGTGTAAGAAAGGTCTCTTTCTCCGATTAACTGATGTTTCATCTCATCTGTGGGACAGTGGCTGGTGAGTTTCTCTGCATAATAACTCTATCTCAAAGTTGTAGATATGTTTCATGTAGCTGTGAGTTTCAAGAAGATAGCATACAGAACTAGCTTTGCTATATTCTGGGATTGGTTGGTATCTTTATATTGCTGCGGGCAACATGAAGTTTTACCAAAGAGTTTGTACTCtataaacatgtatttttaatgtatttttctttatggtAAGTGTGTTTCTAGATAGAGACAgttaaagaagaaagacaattagaacatttttcttctaacttaGACCCTTCATCCATTAACTGTCATATTGTTATTTGATTACATGCCATGATTAAAAAGTACCAATATGTCATATCATTAATTCTGATAAATATAGTAAAAATATaccttaaatttaatttattaatcaCATACATTGTTTCCATttgacactttctttttttctcatacatatttttattctctcaaaattcatgaattttaaagaaatgattcAGCATCATTAGCAAAAACAGGATCCCATTTCAACTAAAATGAGCATTATCAAATTGCtgtaattgttattattttttttctgaatgtttttctccCCTAGAATGTTCTCGGGTGTTTCACACAGGAGGAGCAAGGCTTGTGTTGTGTGGCAGGACATGGGAGAAGTTGGAAGCCTTGTATGATGCTTTAATTAGTGTGGCAGACCCCAGCATGGTAAGTGTTTCCTCACTGTGCTTTGAAAATTGAGAAGTCGAAGTAAACACCTTCTTCAGATACATAAAGTGCTTTTAAATACACTAAAATGAGGTATACATGAAGCTTGAATCACTGTTAGTAAAGATTTTGGTTGTCCACATAATATATCCAACAGATtccagagagagaaagagaactAAACACCTCTGAAGATCTTCAGATCATGATGCCAAAAATAAGTCAGAAACCCTGCTCTCCCAAATCAAGATAACTGCTAATGAGTGGCCCTGCATTTTGGACAAAGACCTGCCCCAAACCAGACAACTAGAAATGCTAGGTAGAGGGATTTGCCTCATTCAAATGTAAGAGATCCAAAGTTCTTCATTTAATTGCACAAACTTTCACCAGTTTTTCACATAGTAAGAGTGCTCAAGAAAGGGGAGATGTGTCTAAAGATTGAATTTAATCTCCACTAATCTGGGAGAATTCCCAGCTAGCAAGCTATGGGAGCACACTAAGAGATTCTTTTTCTCATTACTACGGGGTCACTATGTAAGTAGACATGCAAGACCTGTAAAGTCTGCCCACGCTGCCAAAGGTACTTCTTTGGAAGGTGGTTATTGAAGTTCATGGAAAAGCTTTCCTTCCATGATCAACAGATGCCTAACTCATTCCCGGGCATAGGTGTTCCTGAAGACATTAAATGTTCTATAGCCCCTGGTCATCAAACCAAGAGATACTTGCATTTTGCCCTTGTTCTGCAGTGTTTCACTTGTTTGCTACATAAAAGTCATCTTTGCAAGCAATCATACAAGTGTATCAGTTTGGATATCATATAGTTAAACAAACCATTCCTACTTTTTACATTCCCTCTGTAAATTCAATCCCTTCATGTACATGTAAATCATCTTTCAAAGCACTATATCCTAGATTGATTCTGTGGTCAGCAAATTTCTCCAGAGGGCTGCTTATGAAAAGACCATCATTTGAAGTGCTAGGAGTCACCCTAGTGGGTATCTATGTGCCTCCACTGATTACAAAACAGAGAGACAAAACTCAGTGGGATAGAATCAATCCAACCTATCCTTCCCATGATGTTCTACTTTATGCACTTACATCTGAATATCAGAGTACATGAATACTTACTGCTGAGCTACACTCTTTCTAGAATGggttaataagaaaaaaaatcaaggttttTATGAGAGTGGTAAAAGCACTTTCTTCAGATATAGTGGTAAATTattaagaatttctttttaagcaaatagattaaaaaaaataacttaaaaaaaataaacatttttataaaacagGAGTCCttgaaataattcttttctttgttaGACTTATACACCAAAGCTCATTCTTCTGGATATCTCAGACATAGACTGCATTCAAGATGTAGCTAGGGAAATCCTGGATTGCTATGGCTGTGTGGATGTACTGATCAACAATGCAAGTATGAAGGTAAAAGGAGCAGTGCAGAGCATTTCTTTGGAACTTGATAAAAAGATAATGGATGCCAACTATTTTGGACCTATAACATTAACcaaaggtattttattttttttttaccattttcctGTTACTACTTAAAGCTTGAGATCCAAGTCACTGGCTTTGCCATAATCCAGAACAAGTCTGTGAAAATCAGTGGACTGAAAGTGGACTGAGGTGATGAGATCAAAATCAGACTGCCTGAGCTTGGAAATAGATGACTAAATAAGCAGGCATTTGAAAGtcacacacatatgtatatataaatgtctaattattatgttttgtttatggTGACTCTTTTACTTATGTGCTTGCTACCTTTGTTACGAATACAACTATTTTCAAAGTGCTTGCAAGGGTACAGATAAGTTGACAAATAAAAAACCTTAATGTACCTAAATCTGCATGTAGAATCCAAGTTCTGTCTAGAAGGCACAGAGTGAACGGAGCAGACCTCAATAAATTACACCAAGACACAAATAACTTCAGATTTAACTTCTCTGTTGTTTCAAGGGAGGTATTGAAATGCTTAGAACTGAGGAGGTGCTTGATCCTGAAAAGTGCAGAATTAAGTCCTTAAAATATTAACATGTCATCATGGCACTCTGAAGATCTATGAAGCTTTATTCATTATGTTTTtgtccatttcctttttttttttttttccttatcttttaCTCCTATTCTTTGTAGTCCCAAGACCTTCAAAACATCATTCCAATAATCTTGTTCAGTGTATTACTGAGATCTCAGCACTTGGGAAAACACTAAAGAAACAAATGGCCACCTGCTGTTTGTTTCCCTAggtattccattccattccattccattccattccattccattccattccattccattccattccatattCCATTCTTGTTTCCTTGGGCATTCTGTTTTTGAATCAGATGTGGAATAGGTTCAATAGAAAAATGTGCATCAGTTCTTCAGTACCTGTCTACCTTCCTCTCAACTGCATCTGTCTGGCTTCTCTAACTCATGATGTgacaacacattttcttttcctctctttttataTACAAACATAGCCATTATATAAACTAATTTAACAAAACTCATACAGTCACTCTGTTATTTCAAGTGGACTTTCTAATAGGAATTTTAGACACTTCATGACCAGTCTGCTTAATGGGATACCAGCTTTTAATCTTTCCaagagtatttttctgtttttcttccagcctgTATGCTGATTTGCACTAGGAATGAGCTGAAACTGCCTTCTATTtcttcaatttttgttttgatttggttttcattttgctaaATCCAGAACAATTGAACAGTGTATTTTCTGTCCATTAAAGCTCTTccttatgattttaaaaatctcagatTCTGCCTCCAACCATTTTTTAATCTCACATAATGAAATGTGTTGAAGCTTTAACCCAAAAATTTAAGCCAAGATGGAATCCTATTGATAGCAATAAGTTGTAATGGCCCTGAGAAGCCTCTCCTGAGGCCCTCCTCTCACCCTCTGCCTATAAGCCTAGAATACTTATTTCAGCTGAGGCCTGGGCCTTCAGTGCTTACTTGGGATTTGTTGTACATATACCTGTCTGTGGTCTGCCTTCTGGATGAACCTTAGACCTAGTTCATGGCTTGTCTTGCATGGGACTGCCAATGGACTATGTTATGAGCACCCAGCTCTGGCCACCACAGTCCTGTGGGACTGTTTGCTCCCACTTTGTCTTCCTATATAGGACAGCTGGCCCTCATTGCTCCCTAATAAGATCAGTCAAAAGTTATTTAAaccatttttgccttttttgagTTGTTTATCATTCCAGAGAAGTCTGATTTTTCTTGGGAAGTCTAAAATTTCACAAGGTTTCAAACTCTTTGCCCTTTTTCCTTGTCTTAGTACCACAGCATTTACAGTAACTCAGTAGCTTCAGTTCCAcgatattaaaataaaattattcttgaCCACTTtcacagtaaagatttttttccttataccTACTCTGAACCTGCTGTGATATAGCCTTGTGCCACTCCTGCATGTCTTGTCATCAGTTATCAGGAAGGAGACCAGCACCTCCATCTCCACTTGTTCTCCTCAGAAACTTGTAGAAAGTAAAGAGGTCAGTTCTTGGACTTTTCTACACACCAAACCAAACAAGtgtcctctgcctctccttATAAGACGTTTTCCAGTCTTTTTACCAGGATTGTTGCCCtcttctggatgctttcaaTGACTATCTTCAATTTCCAGCTACCagattttgtgatattttttacTGCAGTGTGGAGAAAACCTTCATTCAACCCTACATTCAAAACATTCACTGAGGCAATCAGCTCTGGTGCAGGTCTGTTCCACAGCAGAGCAAGGGACAAAAGTTTGCAGTGTGTTTCCTGAGCCAGGAAAACCACAGGGGAGCACAGATGCAGGTAGCTCTTGCAAGAGTGGCTGATGAGGTGTGGGAGTGGGCCAGCAGTAATGGCAGCCACGCCTACTCCAACAAAAGGCAGCCCTAGTAATTGCCAGTAACCAGGATCACTGAGAAAAGGACAGGCAATCAGGGTGTGTTGTGTCAGCCAGGGTGTGGCACAGTAGTTTGCATGGCAATTTCTACATTAAAGCATGCAGGGCAGGTGCTGTCACTCTGCCACTTTCAATGGCAGTTGTAACCTGCTGGCAAAGAGCTTCAGTCATAGTATTCAACTATCAGAAATCTATGTCCTCTGTGGCCTCTCTAGCCACAGTAACCAACACAGCTATCCAGACAGAGCTCCCAAGACAACGTACACAGCTGTCCAGGTCTCAGACTGCAGGGTGTGTCCAAGTTTTCTGTCAGTATCTGACAACAGCAGTGAATACAcctgtgggaggtgtgcccagGTAGAAGAACTGGTCAGTGTGGTGATAGAGCTTTGTGAGGAGGTAAGCAGGAAGAGGAATGTCAGGGAGTCAGAGAAGGAGATGACTGTTGGAATCATACACTACCATCCCTGAGACACATTTGTCAGCCAGCCGCAACACAACCTTCCCTCTCACCAACAGGCAGGAGGGGACCTTTGGTAACAGAGGAAAACCTCATCCCTTGATattgggagagcagatttaaggctGTTTGGGGAACTAGTTAGTGAGGATTGTTGGGAAACGGCTTTTGAAGGTATTGAGGCCCACCAGTGCTGATCGCTTTTTAAATACAACCTCTTAAGAGCACAGGAACATGCAATTCCAAAATGTTGTTAAGTGAAGCAAATAGGGCAGAAGACCCTCTGTGGAGTCAGGACTTGGATCCTTGTGGGCCATTCCAACTCAGgttgttctatgattctataatttgTTAAAATGCTGCTATCTTTAATGcagctgtcacttttttttttttttttttccagtaaatatATTGCACTCTTTTactttcttgcctttttctttctatttctttttttagccATTCTTCCCAACATGATCTCAAGAAGAACTGGCCAAATTGTTCTAATTAATAGTATCCAAGGAAAAATAGGAATCCCATTTCGTGCAGCTTGTAAGTTATACATTCATATCACATAAATTCAAAAgtatacatttataaaatattaattctaaTGTGTAAATTGTGAATATTTCATGAATATTTAGTTATTAAAAATGGCAATTTGCATCCTTATTCAGTAAGAATAAGAAGTGGAACTCAAGGAGAAACAGTTAAAGTACTGTGAAGCTTAATTTCTGCCTAAGGTGCCTGTGGATAGGAAGGTATCAAATGTGACAGCAAGGTTTTTTAAGTTCTTGGGAGGGATTCAGGGGACAATAGACCTATAGTTCTAATATCTTGTGTTGGCTTCACACTGATAGGTAGCTAAGTTCCACCAcaccgctctctcactcccctcctGAAAAGAatagggggagaaaatatgatgaaaaaaggcTCATGGATTGAAATGAGAAACATTTCAattaaaggagaaggaagggaaaaaaatcaaaggaaaggaaaaaataaaaaaagcgAAGGCCGcatggaaggaaaaggagaaaacaattaTTCCTATCAGCAAGTGATGTTCAGCCACATTTTAGGAATCAGGGCCTCAATATATATAGTGGTTGCTTGGAAAACCAACACTTTCATAATGAGAgtccctcccttcttccccttcctcagcTTTTATGTTGAGCATGATGCCATACAGTGTGGAATAACCTTTTAACCAGTGTAGATCAGCTGTCCTGGCAATATCCCTTCCCCActtcttgcccacccccagcttACTAGCCTTTAGGTGTGAGGGTGGGGGTTGGAGACACAGTCTTTATGTTGTGCCAGCATTGCTCAGCAGTAGCCAAAACATTGGAGCAGTATCAGTACCCTTGTAACTGCAAGTACAAAGCACAGCACTTCATGGTCTCGCTGTGGGGagagttaactccatcccagccaaacCTAGTACATATCTGCACTGGGTATTTTAGTAGAAACAGTAAACAAGAAAGTAACTGTATAAATATAACATAATGGTAGAGATTAACTACTGCTCATGATTCATGCACTTAATGGAGTTCTCTACAGGAGAATAAAAGGAGATGCATTTATTGCATTCTGCTTGGCTTTCCATAAAATTTTCAGGAAGTTGTTTCACTCAAAGGTCCTAATGAAGCTAAGCTGTCTTGAATTATGATGAAAGGTCTTACAATTCATAAAATACAAAGATAGACAGAATGTATAAGATAGATGTAAATAGAGAATTTTCACTGAGACATGAGGTCAGAGTAGGTGACAGACTGAAACAGAAGTCCCACAAGACCTTGGGATTGTGACACATACTAGGATTcatgaaagcaaaatacagtgacagaaactgtaagaaaaataatagagaaaaaaaatcctaccaTAATGCCTTTGTATAAATCCACACCCACATATTGAACATTGTGGGCATTTCCAGTGCCTCCATCTCAAAGGAATTATGATCACAGAATTACTGAGTAcaccctcagaaagtttgcCAATGACAACAGTCTGTGTGGTGCTGgaggatgccatccagagggatcAAGCCCAAGTACAAGTGTCCTGCACTTGTTTTGGGGCAATTCTAAACACAAACAGAGGCTGGGTAGGGAATTATTTGAAAACAGCACATGATAAAAAGGACCTTTGGGtgctggtggatgagaagctcagcatgagctggcaatgtgcaaTTGCAGTCCAGAAAGTcagctgtgtcctgggctgcatcaaaagaagtgtggccagaaGGTAgagagaggtgattctcctcttcttctctgctctcgtaagaccccacctggagtactgtgttcagctctaaGATCCACAGCACAAGACACAGACGTGTCAGCAGCCTTCCAGTGTTTGAAGGggacctacaggaaagatggggagatAGTCattatcagggagtgtagcaaTAGCACAAAGAGATACTGGATTTGAACTCAAAGAAGGTAGAACtcaaattattctatgattctatgattcctgatgtgggtgtggtggttttacttggctGGGCAGCTGatctccaccacaactgctctctcacttcccctcctcaaagggaaagggggagaaaatatgaagaaaagagctgaagggttgagataaggacagagagaTTACTCAGCAATTATCATCACAgggaaaacagactcagcattgGGAGATTAATGTGatacctattactaacaaactagaacagtgagaaactggaaaaaaaaaataaattaattaaaactaccttccccccatccaccctcttctacatcCTCCTGCCAAGCaatgcaggggaacagggaacgGGGGCTGTGTATCCCTACAAGATGCCTGTGAGATATCAGtcattaatgttttttctctcatgAAACTGACAGGGCAGTGAGGAATATAATTCTTCCTCCACCACCTAGAGATGAAAACAGATGAGGCAGAAACTGTCAAAATGCTTCAGCATGGTATTTCATAATCTGGATTGAGTTAATCACATAGCTGCATGAAGACCTAAAGTAATGACTTGGCTGCAGTGTTGTAGCCAGTGCCAAGGTGGCAGAAATTGTAATACTACTGCCTGTTCTTCTGTATTCTCACTTTTTGTACTTTGTACTTTTGTACTTTTCTTAAGGTACAATTATAGTTTACTTAAACAGTGGTGAATCCCTTGAACGTGTGCCTCAGATCATAGAACCGAAAACCTTGAGCATGGCACCAGCCACACATGCAATCATTCACCTGATCCGTTCACGTCCTTCTTCTTTGGTCCCATTCTCCAACTGGGAGGAAAGAGAACACTACCTGCACACTTGATCCCTTCAACATCTTTTTAAGGGACATAAAATCCCTTTTGATATTTCAGACCTTGTTGCAGATTTGTTCTACATTCGTACATGAGTACTAATGGGTGGTAACCTTCTGTTTTTACGAGGCTTGGTAGTGTTTTCCTGATATATTAATTACAAAAGTAATATAGTAGGAAGTGTAAGAACTGCAAAAAAggttcagaaaagaaacaacacattGATGGAACATGTGAAATGGTTTTCATCTAGGAAACAGACAGTTTTTCAGGACATGCTCTAGATGTATAAAATCACGagtataaaagagaaaatttttaCAATACCTCTACCTATATCTATACTGCATGAAATGAAACTGACAGAAGtagaatttcaaaacaaatgaagggAGTTTCTTGCCATTGCTAAAGCTCGCATGACATTTTTTAGATTGTATTTTGGACAGATGGTTTTCCAGCACAAACCAAGTCAAAAACAGGATGAATGAGTGCTTTGCAGCTCTTAGCACAAAGTTCTAGTTTTTGGTCAGGATTCATAGACTATTACCCTTAATACTGTTGTCAATAAAAAGGGGCCAACAGCAACTGAAAAAACATCTGTCACAatcatttactttaaaattaactttgatAATAAAAACCTCAGTCATTCCTGCTGGAAAACCAAGGTCTAATTTGTTTGCAAAACACTAGCAGACCTGCATTCCAGGAATGGCTATGTATCTCACTGTATTTCATTGATGTGTCACAAACTGCAGCATCATATGATGTGGAGACTCATCTGTTTCAGCTGTCTGTCTACCAAAGACAGTTTCGAACTGCAGAGATGATAGAGTTCTTGAACCACGAACTTAATGTTTCTAACTGGGAGAACCAGACACATACCCTTTCATACACATAGGGAGACTCATACATATACTGGATGAGTCCTATACAtatcatttgcttttgtttgttttcaaaatgtcataTGAAAATTTCGCTGGTTGAAATCATTCAACACTCTTCTGTCTTTTGGCTATTCATTCCCTGATCAGTTTTCTAAACATCGATGCTTTATGGAACATTATCATATATTCATATCAATACATCCAAGCACccttatatttcttttctttcttttagatGCTGCTTCTAAACATGCTGCTGTAGGCTTTTTTGATTGTCTTAGAGCTGAAATGGAAGAATTTGATATTTCTGTCAGCACTGTGAATCCAACATTCATCTATTCATACCATCACCAACCAACATCTGGCAATTGGGAGGCATCAATTTGGAAATGTaaggaacatattttaaagaggCCCATATAGCAGTTTGGAAGCTTTTCCCAGGAAGAAGAAGggagcacaaagaaaagaattgaaataacagaaaagataTACAGGTTAGAggagcaaaagaaaagagataTTGGAGAAGAGAAGCATGGTGAAAAAAAGGAGGAACGTGTAAAGGGAAAACATcatgtgagaaaataaataaagcagtgcATACAGGTAGAGGTGGGTACGATCACAAGGAAGACTTCAATTGCAATTAATTTGCTCATTCCCTTATGGAAGATCTTAGAGTGTGTGGTCAGGAAATATGaaagaggggaagagaagaaatcGAAAGTGTGTAGGAACTTAACCAACTTAACTGATGCACCAACTGTATATCCTTTCACCACCATTGCCTAAGGTGTGCCTGCAAGTCTGTATTTCTCACTccttttgtttgattttacagtctttttcaGAAAGGTGGAATACGGTGTGCATCCAGTGGAGGTGGCAGAAGAAGTCTTGCGCACAGTGAATAGTAAGAAGCAGGAGGTACTTATGGCCAACCCTATCCCCAGAGCAGCAGTTTACATTCGCACCTTCTTCCCTGAGCTGTTCTTTGCCATTGTTGCCTCAGGGATTAGGGAAAAGATGAAGACAGAAGAGGACGTTTGATTTTGTCCATCTCTTGTCCCTGCTTATGACCTGAATAAAATTTATGCTTCAAATGTCAATGCTTTCTGCTACTATTATGGGTGGAGTAAAGCAAGAGACTGCTTCCATATACCAATGTTTCACTTAATGATTCACTTAATGGGTCACTTAATGATTCTGGAAGCAATGTTAAAGCACACGCAGGACAGGGAGGTGCTGTGAGACTGCCAGCAGAGCTTCAACAAGGGCCAatgaagaatcatagaatcacggAATGGTTCGTGctggaagggaccataaaggTCGTCAAATTTCAatccctcccccacccccccgtgGGCAGATACATCTTCCACTACACCAGGGTGCTCAAAATCCCATCTAACCTGGCtttaaacacttccagagatggggcatccacaatgTCTCTTGGAaaactgttccagtgcctcaccacccttaaAGGCACTCACATGATTAAGTAAATCACTAAATGATTCACTGCCATTGTCACTCATTGATCCATGGAACTTCCACTCATCTGGATTTAGTGCATATGAGAAGATACATTGCACCAGTGTGAGGAAAATGTCCCCATCACTGTTTTAAGAAGTGATTCCCAATATAAATTGGCAGATCAAAGCCTGGGGAACCTGCAACAATTTATCAGAATAGTCTGCCAGTGCTAGGACTGATGGGGCCTTACAGGAACAAAAGGTTGGTGAATGAGGGAGATATGGGagacagaggagaaaagggaaacaaacaaacaaacaaacaaacatatggCATTAGAGCCCCAATTTGAGAgacatattttgcttttcagctgtACACATGCCaccaaatattttgcaaagcagGCATAAAAATAATGCGAAATCTTACTGTGTTTATATTCCCTGTGTATAGTCAAGGGGTCAAATTCTGCCCCAAGATCTGAAAAGAAGCATTTGCTAGGAAGAAATACTTAGTCTCATATCGCAGCACAGGATTTAACCCATTCCACAAAGATGCACTCTGCTGATCTACTCTTTCATAATAGCATATGTGTTCCCTAGATTTTagtaacatttttcaaaaaaaaaaaaaaaagaaagaaaggaaaaaaaaaaaaaggaaacacaaccCCAACTGCATGCACAGTACAAGCTAAAATTAACAGCTTGGCTGCTATTTCCTGTCACCTTGTATTTGATTCCTGTGGGAAAGGAATTCACAGGTGGCTCTGCGCTGTTTCACACAtccctgaattagagataatgaggaaacaagcagtagaaacaaaaacttgagcaagATTGAGATAAAGTTAATTGGTTACAGTGTTAAGGATGAGCTTTGGGCAGTGgccaattgctggctggctcgaggagcgtgtctgagggtctctaacTAAAATTGTATGACAGATTCGGGCACGTGGACAGCACTTGGGTCTACAGGGAAAGTGCATGTAgcagtgaaaaagggcaataaatgtctccttttcaagagccatcaggagtccATGTCTTGTATCCCTTCAACGGTAACCCCGACGTGATAGGGGAGGAGCAGCGCTGTACAAGCGTCTGAAGGAAGCTATCTTATTACTATAATGTCTTGTAGGGAGCTGTCTTAAAGCAATTAGGAAGCGTTCCTCTGAAAAGGTTGTGTAACCGatagcccagctgaagtgcctctacaccaatgcatgcagcacagaaaagagagaagagggtGTGGTCTACTACAGGCCTTGTGGTTGTGGTCTActacaggccacctgatcaaGAGGAGCCTGCTTGTAAGGCCATCTTGCTTCAGCTACAAGGAGTGTCATGCTCACAGGCTTTCATCACAATGGGGGATTTCAACTTCCTGGATGCCTGCTGGGAAAGCTACATAGCAGGCTGTAAGCAATTCAAGAGACTTCTGGATTCAAGGGTAACTTCCCGGTCAAGGTATCAGACAATCCAATCAGAGGAGCAACGTTACTGGGCCTGGTGCCCACCAATGCAGATGAACTCATTAAAGAGGTTAAGACTGGAGtcagtctgggctgcagtgaccacacCCTGGTTGAGTGgtgctccatgatcttgctgggcacagaggtgagactgaccgGCCTGTAattccctgggtcttcctttttacactttttaaaaatgtgggtTATGTTTCCCTTattccagtcagtgggaactcTGGACTGACACGACTTCTCGAATCTGATGCAGCTACTGATCTGATCTTAGCAGCTACATCCACTAGTTCACTCAGGACCCGTGGGTGCATCTCATCAgatcccatggacttgtgcaccttTAGGTTCCTTAGTTGGTCTCAAATCTGATCTTCTCCTCCAGCGGGCAGTTCAGCATTCTTCCAGTCCCTGAATTTGCCTTCTGTGCCCTGGGCTATGTGGCTGGAGCTCCTGTTGGTGAGGACTGAGGCACAAAGTTCATggagtacctcagccttctccatatccTGGGTGACCAgatcttttgtttccttccagagAGGGCCCACAGTTTCTCTAGCCTTCCTTTTATAGCTGACTATAGAAGCCTTTCTTCTTGCCCCTGATGTCTCTAGCCAAATTTAGTTCTAAAAGGGTTTTGGCTTTCCTAACCTAATTCCTGGCTGCCCAGGCGATATCTCTGTATCCCTCCCACgatctctctgctttcttccacCCTCTGTAGGCATCCTTTTTCTGCTTGAGTTTGGTCAGGAGCTCCATGTTCATCCATTGACCTAGAGGGCAAAAGCTCCTTCTCATCTCTCCTGCCtgtcatagaaccatagaatcgTAGTATGacttgtgttggaagggaccttaaacacCATCTAATTCCAGTCcctctttgttgggatgcatCTCTCCTGAGTTTGGAGGAGGTTatccttgaatattaaaaaaaagacaaggacttttttattttttattttattttattttattttattttattttattttattttattttattttattttattttattttattttattttattttattttaattttttaagatgGAGAGGCCAGAGCTGCATGTAGCATTCAAGATAGATAAACACTTTAGATTCACAAACAGACATACAGATGTTTCCTGGATTATTAGCATG is a genomic window of Anas acuta chromosome 18, bAnaAcu1.1, whole genome shotgun sequence containing:
- the DHRS7C gene encoding dehydrogenase/reductase SDR family member 7C, with the translated sequence MGILAVLALPLVILGISGIIYIYQSVIWLLSRSAVQNKVVVITDAISRLGNECSRVFHTGGARLVLCGRTWEKLEALYDALISVADPSMTYTPKLILLDISDIDCIQDVAREILDCYGCVDVLINNASMKVKGAVQSISLELDKKIMDANYFGPITLTKAILPNMISRRTGQIVLINSIQGKIGIPFRAAYAASKHAAVGFFDCLRAEMEEFDISVSTVNPTFIYSYHHQPTSGNWEASIWKFFFRKVEYGVHPVEVAEEVLRTVNSKKQEVLMANPIPRAAVYIRTFFPELFFAIVASGIREKMKTEEDV